ACGGCTTGCTTCCTCCACATCGTTTTCTGTGGCCGGATAAGGGGGGCACTGGTCGAAGGCCATGGCCACATCCGCCCCGAGCGCCATCTGAATCTCCATTGAGCGTTCGGGTGTGAGCAGGATGCGGCTGCCATCACGGGGGTTGCGGAAGTCCACGCCGTGGTCGTCAATCCGATTGAGGTCGCCAAGGCTGAACACCTGGAAACCACCGGAATCGGTAAGCATCGGTCCGTCCCAGTTCATGAAGCGGTGCAGTCCCCCAGCGGCTTCCACCACTGCTTCTCCCGGTTGGAGATGCAGGTGATACGTGTTGGACAGCACCATCTGAGCGCCCGTGGCGGCGAGCTGATCCGTGGTCACGCCCTTCACCGTGGCCAGGGTGCCCACGGGCATGAAGCGTGGTGTGGTGACGGTGCCGTGGGGCGTGGTGAAGCTGCCGCAGCGCGCCGCCGTGCGCTGGCATTGATCCGTGATTGTGAAGTCGAACACCCGCCTCTCCAACCAAGGTCTGAACCTACGGTGAGCGCATCCCCGTGCGGTCGACGTCCTGCGGTTGAGCTCTCCTTCCTGGCTGCGTGATCTGGCCGGTGCCTGGGTCTTCTACACCGTCCTGCCCGGCTGGATCTGGCCGGCGCCCCGCTTTGAGCGCATCGCACGGTTTGCCCCCTGGATTGGTGCTGTCATCGGCGGATTGATGGCCGGTCTCTGGCTTCTGCTCACGGCTCTGGGCTGGAATGTGCTCTCGGTGGCGCCGGTCGTGTTGGCCTTCGGTTTATGGCTCACCGGGGGACTGCATCTCGATGGCCTGATGGACACGGCGGATGGTCTGGCCGCGGGAGCGACTCGGGTGCTGGAGGCGATGGATGACAGTCGCGTCGGCGCCAGTGGTGTGCAGGCCCTGGTGATGGTGCTGCTGCTGCAGTTCGCGGCCCTCATGCGCTTGGACGCGACGGCGCCGGCGGTGTTGATCCTGGCTGCCGTGGCGGGGCGGGTTGCGCCGCTCTGGGCGATGGCGCGCTTCCGTTATCTGCGCAGTGAGGGAACGGCTGCGTTTCATCGCCGCCATCACCGCGGGCTGCGGGAAGGTTGGCCAACACTGCTGTTGCTGGCGGTGGTGATGGTGATGGCCCTAATGCTTCAGCCAGGTCTGCTGCCGCTGCTGGTTGTCGTGGTGCTGCTGGCTCTGGGCGTTGCCGTGTTGGTGGCGGAATGGCTGGGGCGTCGCCTGGGGGGGCACACCGGAGACACCTATGGCGCCAGCCTGATGGTGACGGAAACCCTGGTCCTGCTCCTCATGGCGGTGTTGTTGCCTTGGATGACCGCGGCAGCCTGAGCACAAAGGCGTTGCCCATGGCCGGCAGGGTCGGATCCAGTGTTTTCGGAGTGGTCTGCAGTGTGAGCGAGCCGCCAAGGTTCTCTGCCAGCTGTCGCGCCAGGGCAAGGCCAAGGCCGGATCCCGGTCGATCGGTGCTGCTGCTGCCCCGCTCCCCTTGCGCGAAAATCCGTTCTCGTTCCTCGTCCGGGATGGCCGGTCCTGCATCCCAGATGCAGATGCCGTGATCGAGCAGCGTCAGGCCCAGCGCGCACCCCGCTGGGCTGTAGCGGAAAGCGTTTTCCAGCAGGTTGGCAACGATTTCCGCCACCACGGCATCGGCTGCGGCGCGGGGTGCCTGCGTCCAATCGGGCCATTGCGATGGCCCATGCCAGGGTCGGCTCTGCAGGGTTGCGGTGGCTGATGCCCTCTGAATCAGCGGAGACAACAGGTCCGAGACGGTGAGATCAGGAGCATCCGCTGGCACGGGTGGAAGCAGCAGCGGTGTGGCGTTGTCTGCTCCGAGGCGTGGATCCGCCTGGCCGATGCGATCGAGAGACTGCAGGTAAAGGTTGAGCTGGGCCTGTTCCTGCATCAGGCTTTCCACCAGTGAACGGTGCTGATCGTCTGGCCCGAGACGACGCAGCAACAGCTGGGCGTAGGTCCGCAGGGCCGTCAGTGGGTTTCGCAGCTGGTGCACCACCAGATTCAGTTGATTGCGTTGCTGATCCAGCTGGTCGTGCAGACGACGGCGTTCCAGTTCGAGGCCAAGGATGCACGCGAGAGTGTCTGCGCATGCCTGAAGACGCGGGGCCTCATGGCTCTGGGGATTGGGCGATGGATGTTGCTCGGCACGCAAGACGCCCAACAGGTTCTGGTCGTGGCGCAGTGGGTACCAGCGGCGTTCCGGTGCTGCGCTGCGCAGGCTGGGATCATCCGAAATCGCTGGGGGCAGTGTCTTGTTGTGCGGCCATTGCGCCACAAGAGTCAGCGTGGGCGTCTCCTGCTGATCCCGTTCGGTGACATAAAGGGCCAGTCGTGCCAGGTCAGCATCAGCGGCGAGGAATTCCAGTTGCTGCTGCGCGAGTTCCAGAAACCGATCGGAGAGATGCATCGGCGGAACCGTGTTGCTGAATACAGACGACTGGCCGGCAGCTGATCCGACCTGCTTGCCAATTTGGGAAAAAGTCTTAAGATCAGATGAACGACAACAAGCACACCCTTCGGGCGGCCGTGCTTCTTCGTTGCTCCAATTGAGGTTGCGCTTTGCGCTCAACCGAGGTTACAGCAGAGGTTGATGTATCCCCTGTTGACGTCGATGTCATGTCGACGTGAGCCATGGAGTGAGTCCATACGCGATCCGGTGACCCTGGATCCCTTGATTCCTGTGCTGATGATTGCCGACGCTTGTCGCGAGGTGGTCACTGAAGGGCTGTGAGCAACAGCTCGGATGTTCAGCGCTCCCCCGTCCTCTCTCTTCACTCCCGTCCACGGGAGCCTTTCTCTCATGTCAAAGAAGCGCAAGCGGATCAGTCGTCGTCGCCTCGCTGGCCAGCGTGTTCTCGCGCATGTGCCCACCTTCAATCTGGAAACCGGTGAACACAAGCCTGTGACGGCTGCTCGCCGTTTCATCGCTGAGGGTGGCCTTGTGCCTCCGGCCCTGCTGTTCGTCCGTCGTAACGAGCACACCACCGACCGCTTCTTCTGGGGGGAGAAGGGTTTGTTCAGCGCTCAATACGCTGAGGAGAACCACTTCCTGTTCCCTTCGCTGCGTTGCATCGTCGACAAGGTGGGTGAAGAGGTCATCTTCGAGGGGCTGGAACTGGCTTCTGATGACTGGGAAGAGATGGAAGAGTACGAATACGCCTTCGTCTGATCATCAGCCGCTCTGACTGACGGACCCGTAGCGCCCAAGGCCTGGCTGGATTAATCCAGCCAGGCCTTTAAGGTTTGGACCATCGCCTGCTCCGCTTGCTGCGGGATCGCATGACCGCCCGGAAAGTTGATTAAGTCACAGTCGGTGGATGATCCCTGCTTCAGTTGCGTCTGCAAATTGACGGAAGCTTCCGGCGGGACGACGTCATCATTGAGACCATGCAGCAACAGCACTGGGGGGCGCACCTGGGGTGGCGTCCAGCTCGGATGGCCGTAGGCGCTGCAACCAATCACGCCGGCCAATGGCAGGTTGCAGCCTGCGTGCACGGCCATGGCGCCTCCCTGTGAAAAACCGATCAGCACCGTTCTTGACAG
This region of Synechococcus sp. NOUM97013 genomic DNA includes:
- the cobS gene encoding adenosylcobinamide-GDP ribazoletransferase yields the protein MSSPSWLRDLAGAWVFYTVLPGWIWPAPRFERIARFAPWIGAVIGGLMAGLWLLLTALGWNVLSVAPVVLAFGLWLTGGLHLDGLMDTADGLAAGATRVLEAMDDSRVGASGVQALVMVLLLQFAALMRLDATAPAVLILAAVAGRVAPLWAMARFRYLRSEGTAAFHRRHHRGLREGWPTLLLLAVVMVMALMLQPGLLPLLVVVVLLALGVAVLVAEWLGRRLGGHTGDTYGASLMVTETLVLLLMAVLLPWMTAAA
- a CDS encoding sensor histidine kinase KdpD, with protein sequence MHLSDRFLELAQQQLEFLAADADLARLALYVTERDQQETPTLTLVAQWPHNKTLPPAISDDPSLRSAAPERRWYPLRHDQNLLGVLRAEQHPSPNPQSHEAPRLQACADTLACILGLELERRRLHDQLDQQRNQLNLVVHQLRNPLTALRTYAQLLLRRLGPDDQHRSLVESLMQEQAQLNLYLQSLDRIGQADPRLGADNATPLLLPPVPADAPDLTVSDLLSPLIQRASATATLQSRPWHGPSQWPDWTQAPRAAADAVVAEIVANLLENAFRYSPAGCALGLTLLDHGICIWDAGPAIPDEERERIFAQGERGSSSTDRPGSGLGLALARQLAENLGGSLTLQTTPKTLDPTLPAMGNAFVLRLPRSSKATTPP
- a CDS encoding DUF3155 domain-containing protein translates to MSKKRKRISRRRLAGQRVLAHVPTFNLETGEHKPVTAARRFIAEGGLVPPALLFVRRNEHTTDRFFWGEKGLFSAQYAEENHFLFPSLRCIVDKVGEEVIFEGLELASDDWEEMEEYEYAFV